GTCGGTGCCGTTCTTGTCGTTGTAGTCGTCCAGGAACGGGGTGTGCTGGAAGAAGTTGGCGTCGGCCTCGCCGTTGGCGACGGCCTCGTTGGGCTTGACGTAGTCGGTGAACTCACGGATGCGCAGGTCGATCCCGGCGTCCGCGGCGAGGTTGTCCTTGACGAAGGTGAGGATCTCGCCGTGCGGCGCGGGCGTCGCGGCCACGGTGACGGTGTTCGCGCCGCCGTCGCCGCCTTCCGAGGTGAGGTTCACGGTGCCCACCGTGAGCGAACCGACGAGCGCGACGCCGGCGACCGCGGTCACCCCGGCCCGGGCGGGGCGGGAGATGCGCAGGTAGGCGGCGCTGCGGGTGCTGCGGTCGGCGAGGCTGCGGACGAAGAAGTCGCCGATCAGCTGGACGGCGTTGACGAGGACGACGAGCAGCACGACGGTGGCGAGCATGACGTCGCCCTCGTAGCGCTGGTAGCCGTAGCGGATGGCGACGTCGCCGAGGCCGCCGCCGCCGACGGCGCCGGCCATGGCGGAGTAGCCGACGAGGGCGATGACGGTGGTGGTCAGGCCCGCGACCAGGGACGGCAGCGCCTGCGGCAGCAGCGCCTTGACGACCACGGTCCAGGTGCTGCCGCCCATCGACTGCACGGCCTCGGCGAGGCCGGCGTCGACCTCCCGTACCGCGGTCTCGACCAGCCGGGCGAAGAACGGGATGGCGCTGATCGCCAGGGGCACGATGGCGCCCTTGAGGCCGATGGAGGTGCCGACCAGCGCGCGGGTGAAGGCGGTCAGCGCCAGCAGCAGGATGATGAACGGCAGCGAGCGGCCGACGTTCACGACGAGCCCGATGACCCGGTTGACGAGGACGTTCTGCAGCGGCCGGCCGCGGTCGGTGAGGACCAGCAGCACGCCCAGCGGGGTGCCGACGACGACGGCGACGAGCGCCGCCCAGCCGACCATGGCCAGCGTCTCCCAGAGCCCGGTCAGCAGCTCGGGGCGTATCTCGGTCCAGCTCACTTGGCACTCTCCAGGGCGGGCAGGCCGGCGGCGTCGACGCCGACCGGGTCGATCTGCAGGCCCTGCTCGCGCAGGAAGCCCAGGGGGACGACGTTCTCCTCGTACGGACCGGGCAGCTCGATGCGCATCCGGCCGACCTGCCGGCCGCCGACGGTGTCCATGGCGGCGCCGAGGATCGACACGTCGAGGTTGTAGGTGCGGGACAGGTGGGAGATCACCGGCCGGCCGCGAGCGTCGCCGTGGAAGGTGATGTCCACGATGGTGCTCTCGCTGCCGTATGCCTCGCCGCCCACCGGGAAGAGCTGGGCGGCGATCTCGGAGCCGGGGGTGGCCAGCAGCTCGTCGAGGGTGCCGGACTCGGTGATGCGGCCGGCGCGCATCAGCGCGGCGGAGTCGCAGACGGCCTTGACGACGTCCATCTCGTGGGTGATGAGCAGGACGGTCAGGCCGAGTTCGCGGTTGAGTTCGCGCAGCAGCTCCAGGACGGAACGGGTGGTCTCGGGGTCGAGCGCGGAGGTGGCCTCGTCGGAGAGGAGCACCTGCGGTTCCCCGGCGAGCGCGCGGGCGATGCCGACGCGCTGCTTCTGGCCGCCGGACAACTGCGCGGGGTACGCCCTGGCGCGGTCGGCGAGGCCGACGAGGTCGAGGAGTTCGAGCGCCTTGCGGGCGCGCTCCTGCCCCGAGAGGCCCAGGATCTCCAGCGGCAGTTCTACGTTGTCCTGCACGGTGCGGGCGCTCAGCAGGTTGAAGTGCTGGAAGATCATGCCGATACGGGTACGGGCGGCGCGCAGCTCGCGGCCGGTCAGGGCCGTGAGGTCCTGGCCCGCGACCGTGACGGTGCCGGAGTCGGGGCGCTCCAGGAGGTTGATGCAGCGGATGAGGGTGGACTTGCCGGCGCCGCTGCGGCCGACGACGCCGAAGACCTCGCCCTCGCGTACGCGCAGGTCGACGCCGTCGAGCGCGGCGGTCCCGCGGCCGCGGGAGCGGTAGACCTTCTTCAGGTCCCTGACTGTGATCACGTGGGTTCCATCGCTCTCGGGTGCCCGGCCGCGGGGGCGCGGGAGGGCACGGCGCGCCCACGGCGGGGCGCGCGGCTCGGGTCTCGGGGGGTGGCTCCGGGCAGCGGTGCGCGGGGGGCGCGGCGCGGCCTCGGTACACACGGGCTCGGCTCGGGGCGCGGCCGTGCGGGGCA
The Streptomyces sp. CNQ-509 DNA segment above includes these coding regions:
- a CDS encoding methionine ABC transporter ATP-binding protein, encoding MITVRDLKKVYRSRGRGTAALDGVDLRVREGEVFGVVGRSGAGKSTLIRCINLLERPDSGTVTVAGQDLTALTGRELRAARTRIGMIFQHFNLLSARTVQDNVELPLEILGLSGQERARKALELLDLVGLADRARAYPAQLSGGQKQRVGIARALAGEPQVLLSDEATSALDPETTRSVLELLRELNRELGLTVLLITHEMDVVKAVCDSAALMRAGRITESGTLDELLATPGSEIAAQLFPVGGEAYGSESTIVDITFHGDARGRPVISHLSRTYNLDVSILGAAMDTVGGRQVGRMRIELPGPYEENVVPLGFLREQGLQIDPVGVDAAGLPALESAK